In Candidatus Nomurabacteria bacterium, a genomic segment contains:
- a CDS encoding carbohydrate binding domain-containing protein has protein sequence MILPSEQSKKKKSVRAIASFLLPMVLLVTVLGVALPRESKAQIGAVGSLAGFIWKEVKDSARYIATQAKAAFEKAQDTSYAIAFKNSLRVFLGKVAEDTAVWVSSAGTGQKPLFITDPHYWRNLTDAAGGDFLDSISKDVFGVSLCEPLDVQKKVQLEIATRNLINPLNVCENSCNTTYNNTAEQLGNMKSYLDLQERKSQASPNALTYCPDEEFLLGISTPDNPNDPSTYGTQMSELECFQLISNNYNRRRQQATSELTSCLQDCNRGSRKSSCTATAVWGNIRDIQDFSVEFQTYFKPEQNDIGQILTLFGLTQQAEEEAKIAEETIQNSKLGAVTSTLRTDILTPASLVEEKAAQPIRESSTIDTTQTGSLLADVGNIFANTLTQRLMERFFRSKCGLNPSACEGPGQTDSKLGSLLFSTRTPSGLAAARLQFASLARIDYTTGDPGRSQIAVSNQLEAQGIINSGFRQAIDEHMTVREALNAGLLNASATFGYDETDNEAENGIPYRSILYLRKYRVVPVGWELAAVYIGSDADRQSHGLGELVDLYDWCGQDAAHGLPNPDDPETPLPSPFCGLVDPSWVLKAPDTYCRRQGAGDEIIQRRYVCDTDTNGDGRINCSLSDLGGGDIGSWIISRNQDTCVDEPSCVAEDSDGNCLAYGYCYEEKPIWRFGGETCNGYYASCRSYTNSSGIQLAYLKDTLDEGDCNPENAGCRAYCSDGEYNAVNQTWSCRSDSGDTIYFDRDASSCPDGAVGCTELIRTEAGSNVLANAGFEYYTGTSDDGTRDTFGFCSNNGAACQTNGDCGLGASCEGWKTDNGAVQLQAVSDDVSGVGSPDTIAVQMSAGVGKLIHEADAYQDLSGMQMTFSYYAKALGASCSGTFGVQSADAIYVPAADEEGSAEYTDLWQQYAGVFTFPESAYTKSKVQAYINNPGCGILVDSAKLEFSAAQTVYSDYQTVNEISMQVPQTTLLSNGDFSLDDGTDFFSYPAPVDGDNSTADDNIPDGWTPRAVGSIAIDRTQGHFDDESLRIDASGVRSYAGQLVPVEQGKTYEVSGWVKSQLTPSGGDTPFGALMTECVYSASHPNAYETFNPSADEPSECLLSNFETYIRPSVEDGNNYYVTTGTSDWTYLRYTVTANNPDIGFMRVACTNVSQDTGGIQADGSGTVWCDDVKVVETPLSCDREEVGCQKYRPVGAGDAVNGVVRSSDICPLDQVGCRQFREMPIEHVPQRDGIDPVYIIESSGNQCTAASVGCEEYTNLDLGESGGEALAYFSQIKQCVKPTDPNAGNFYTWEGSEQAGYNLRAYKLLTSNVDQGPCTNLSVGTTTSDPICEDDSNPIAECSVDDLGVNPDCTEYFNDSGEVFYRLKSRTVTVSNDCHPFRNSIDAAAGEDSVYHVIPSEAVTCSAAAAGCRQYKGTTADSSRTVYNENFENGSVNGWSGGVTYSNESVNLGGHSMRTSDDTLFSIDLSNTITNGRTYSIQFSYKARQTGDLAFQIRDELGESFGSTVAIRPGEEWAQYELGPVFVNSTGDPTEFILEFTTPSSLPGGWIDNIKLRESVDSIYRIKGTTSSCDPANAGCRLYVDSANSPVAVTSFSHLCSDRAVGCEAMTVTQNSDYPFVQDVQDNPDKFIQGDLTLAYVNSSSAYCRAEYQGCTEYGVASYDQNNEVLAWSSTNLINDPDTYPVALCHPSQNRCEEYTESISGSKAYFRDPGNQTCEYRESAAYAGLLVDGWFITGTNEPCPSQSLTCFGGTLAGEPCMTSDQQQACLNNNGYCIAYPLDGEVKEVNLICGSTCSTGGSVGQACVNNGQCSNVCVGGTNAGASCLRNDDCGGGGTCEIGQCGDGGVRPFCDGRQTGSTRQDQENCLADDGLCTAIPQVGQPGRTCQGGPNDGLSCANDAYCSSVCAGGTNADNACFNDSDCPGSTCGVEASCANYWVGTCEPAAAGCTEFRDPLDPPQQGAYPNGCQVNCTLATDRNDNLIEVDAECRPGSTAASQPGCQPYYILRQSITSQVSECNSTIDFTTGCQPFYDTANPNANFIGG, from the coding sequence ATGATTCTGCCTTCTGAGCAATCAAAGAAGAAAAAGAGCGTGCGAGCAATCGCTAGTTTTCTGTTGCCAATGGTTTTACTGGTGACAGTGTTGGGAGTTGCCTTACCACGAGAAAGCAAAGCTCAAATTGGCGCAGTTGGCAGTTTGGCGGGATTTATTTGGAAGGAAGTAAAAGATTCAGCCCGTTATATTGCCACGCAGGCAAAAGCTGCTTTTGAAAAAGCTCAGGATACCAGTTACGCCATTGCGTTTAAGAATAGCTTACGAGTTTTCTTAGGTAAGGTGGCAGAAGATACCGCCGTGTGGGTTTCCAGTGCCGGGACGGGCCAAAAGCCGCTCTTCATCACTGATCCGCATTATTGGCGAAATTTGACCGATGCGGCTGGCGGCGACTTTTTGGATTCTATTTCCAAAGATGTTTTTGGAGTAAGTCTGTGTGAGCCGCTCGATGTGCAAAAGAAGGTTCAACTAGAAATTGCCACCCGCAATCTTATCAATCCTTTAAACGTGTGTGAGAACAGTTGTAACACGACATACAACAATACAGCCGAGCAGCTAGGGAACATGAAATCGTATCTTGATCTTCAAGAACGTAAATCACAAGCAAGTCCGAATGCGCTTACCTATTGTCCTGATGAAGAGTTTCTGCTTGGCATTAGCACTCCAGACAATCCGAATGATCCCTCAACCTATGGCACACAGATGTCAGAGCTTGAGTGTTTTCAACTCATCTCAAACAACTACAATCGTCGAAGGCAGCAGGCGACTTCAGAATTGACCTCATGTTTGCAAGATTGTAATCGCGGATCTCGTAAGTCATCCTGTACCGCAACCGCAGTATGGGGAAACATTCGAGACATTCAGGATTTCTCAGTAGAATTTCAAACTTACTTTAAGCCTGAGCAAAATGATATTGGTCAGATTCTTACCCTTTTCGGCTTGACTCAGCAAGCAGAAGAAGAGGCGAAGATTGCCGAAGAGACAATTCAGAATAGTAAGTTAGGCGCGGTAACTTCAACGCTTCGTACAGACATCCTTACCCCGGCCAGCTTGGTAGAAGAAAAAGCAGCCCAGCCTATTCGAGAGTCTTCAACAATTGATACTACGCAAACCGGATCCTTACTCGCTGATGTGGGTAATATTTTTGCGAACACCTTAACGCAGCGTTTAATGGAGAGATTCTTCCGCAGTAAGTGTGGATTAAATCCAAGCGCATGCGAGGGCCCAGGCCAAACAGACTCCAAACTCGGCTCCTTACTCTTTAGCACACGGACTCCAAGCGGTCTGGCAGCTGCGCGACTCCAGTTCGCCAGCTTAGCTCGAATCGATTACACAACAGGAGATCCAGGTCGTTCACAAATAGCAGTATCAAATCAATTAGAAGCGCAAGGTATAATTAATTCCGGTTTCCGACAGGCTATTGATGAGCACATGACAGTGCGAGAAGCGTTGAACGCCGGCTTGCTAAATGCCAGCGCAACCTTTGGCTACGACGAAACAGACAATGAAGCGGAAAATGGAATTCCATACCGCTCCATCCTTTATCTGCGTAAATATCGAGTCGTCCCTGTTGGCTGGGAGTTGGCCGCTGTGTATATCGGTTCAGATGCAGATAGACAGTCACATGGCTTAGGCGAACTCGTCGACCTCTATGATTGGTGTGGACAGGACGCTGCACATGGTTTACCAAATCCAGATGATCCAGAGACACCATTGCCTTCACCATTCTGCGGATTGGTTGACCCGAGTTGGGTATTAAAAGCTCCTGACACGTACTGTCGACGTCAGGGCGCTGGTGATGAAATTATCCAACGTCGCTATGTGTGTGACACTGATACCAATGGCGATGGTCGAATTAATTGTAGCCTGAGCGATTTGGGTGGAGGGGATATTGGCTCCTGGATTATTTCACGAAATCAAGATACCTGCGTTGATGAGCCTAGCTGTGTGGCCGAAGATAGTGATGGGAATTGTCTCGCCTATGGATATTGCTATGAAGAAAAGCCGATTTGGCGTTTCGGCGGTGAAACCTGTAACGGGTACTATGCTTCTTGTCGATCTTATACAAATTCAAGTGGCATTCAACTCGCTTACTTAAAAGATACCCTTGATGAGGGCGATTGTAATCCAGAGAATGCCGGTTGTCGCGCGTACTGCAGCGATGGCGAATACAATGCCGTAAATCAGACCTGGAGTTGTCGCTCTGATTCAGGTGATACTATATACTTTGATCGGGACGCGAGCTCATGTCCAGATGGTGCGGTTGGATGTACTGAATTAATTCGCACCGAAGCTGGATCAAACGTTTTAGCAAACGCTGGATTTGAATACTATACAGGTACCAGCGATGACGGCACTCGAGATACTTTTGGCTTCTGCAGTAATAATGGCGCTGCCTGTCAAACCAATGGAGACTGTGGACTCGGGGCAAGTTGTGAAGGTTGGAAAACTGATAACGGTGCCGTCCAACTACAAGCAGTCAGCGATGATGTGAGTGGCGTTGGTTCACCAGACACCATTGCAGTGCAAATGAGCGCCGGGGTTGGCAAGCTCATTCACGAAGCTGATGCCTATCAAGATTTGAGCGGCATGCAGATGACTTTCTCATACTACGCAAAAGCGCTTGGAGCAAGTTGTAGCGGCACCTTTGGCGTACAAAGCGCTGATGCAATTTATGTGCCAGCCGCTGATGAAGAGGGTAGCGCTGAGTACACCGATCTCTGGCAGCAATATGCTGGAGTCTTCACCTTCCCAGAATCAGCTTATACTAAGAGTAAGGTGCAGGCGTACATAAATAATCCGGGCTGCGGTATTTTGGTTGACTCAGCTAAATTAGAATTTAGTGCTGCGCAAACAGTGTACTCGGATTATCAGACGGTGAATGAAATTTCCATGCAAGTTCCACAGACCACTCTGCTGTCCAACGGAGACTTCAGCTTAGATGATGGAACTGACTTCTTTAGCTACCCAGCCCCAGTTGATGGAGATAACTCTACCGCAGATGACAATATTCCAGACGGCTGGACACCACGAGCAGTAGGAAGTATCGCAATTGATCGCACGCAAGGCCACTTTGATGATGAATCACTTCGGATTGACGCTAGTGGAGTGCGTAGCTATGCGGGCCAGCTTGTTCCAGTTGAACAAGGTAAAACCTATGAAGTGAGCGGTTGGGTAAAGAGTCAATTGACTCCAAGTGGTGGTGATACTCCATTTGGCGCACTCATGACCGAATGTGTGTACAGTGCCAGCCATCCAAATGCTTACGAAACATTTAATCCTTCGGCTGATGAGCCAAGCGAGTGTCTCTTGTCTAACTTCGAAACCTACATTCGTCCTTCAGTTGAAGACGGTAACAATTATTATGTAACAACTGGGACGAGCGACTGGACTTATCTCCGCTATACCGTGACCGCAAATAATCCTGATATCGGCTTTATGCGAGTTGCTTGTACAAATGTGTCTCAGGATACAGGAGGCATTCAAGCTGATGGTTCTGGTACGGTTTGGTGTGATGATGTGAAGGTGGTGGAAACTCCACTAAGTTGTGACCGCGAAGAAGTTGGTTGTCAAAAATATCGACCAGTTGGGGCTGGTGATGCCGTAAATGGCGTAGTGCGTTCCAGCGACATTTGTCCGCTTGATCAGGTTGGTTGCCGCCAATTCCGTGAAATGCCGATTGAACATGTGCCTCAGCGTGATGGCATTGATCCAGTCTACATTATTGAAAGTTCGGGAAACCAATGTACAGCTGCCAGTGTGGGTTGTGAGGAATACACTAACCTTGACCTGGGTGAGTCAGGCGGAGAAGCCTTAGCGTACTTCTCACAAATTAAACAGTGTGTGAAGCCGACAGATCCAAACGCAGGTAACTTCTATACTTGGGAAGGTAGCGAACAAGCTGGTTATAACCTTCGTGCATACAAACTTCTCACGAGTAATGTTGATCAAGGTCCATGTACAAATCTTTCGGTCGGTACAACTACCAGCGATCCAATCTGTGAAGACGATAGCAATCCAATCGCTGAGTGTAGTGTGGATGACCTAGGCGTGAACCCTGATTGTACTGAATACTTTAACGATTCCGGCGAAGTCTTTTATCGCTTGAAGAGTCGAACAGTCACCGTCTCCAATGATTGTCACCCATTCCGTAATTCAATTGACGCAGCTGCAGGTGAGGATAGTGTGTATCACGTGATTCCGAGCGAAGCAGTCACTTGTTCCGCCGCTGCAGCTGGTTGTCGTCAGTACAAGGGAACAACTGCAGATAGTAGCCGTACCGTCTACAATGAGAATTTTGAAAACGGCTCGGTGAACGGTTGGAGTGGGGGCGTGACCTATTCAAATGAGTCAGTTAACTTAGGCGGTCACTCCATGCGCACGAGCGACGACACTCTTTTCTCAATCGATCTCTCAAACACCATTACTAACGGCCGAACCTACAGTATTCAGTTCTCCTATAAGGCTCGGCAGACCGGTGACCTAGCCTTTCAAATTCGCGATGAGCTAGGCGAGAGCTTTGGCAGCACGGTAGCTATTCGGCCGGGTGAAGAATGGGCGCAGTATGAGCTCGGACCAGTCTTTGTGAATTCAACCGGCGACCCGACCGAGTTTATCTTAGAATTTACCACTCCTTCAAGCCTACCAGGCGGGTGGATCGATAATATTAAATTACGCGAATCAGTTGACAGTATTTATCGTATCAAGGGTACGACCTCGTCCTGTGATCCAGCAAATGCCGGATGTCGCCTCTATGTTGATAGCGCAAATAGCCCGGTGGCAGTTACCTCATTTAGTCATCTCTGCTCTGATCGGGCAGTCGGCTGTGAGGCAATGACAGTGACGCAAAATTCAGATTATCCTTTTGTGCAGGATGTACAAGATAATCCTGATAAGTTTATTCAAGGTGATCTGACTCTCGCGTATGTAAACTCCTCAAGCGCTTATTGTCGGGCAGAGTACCAGGGCTGTACTGAGTATGGCGTTGCTTCCTATGATCAAAATAATGAAGTACTTGCATGGTCAAGCACGAATTTGATTAATGATCCAGACACTTATCCGGTAGCACTTTGTCATCCGAGTCAGAATCGCTGTGAAGAGTACACCGAGAGTATTAGTGGCAGTAAGGCCTATTTCCGCGATCCAGGCAATCAAACCTGTGAATATCGTGAATCAGCTGCCTATGCTGGATTATTAGTAGACGGTTGGTTTATCACGGGCACAAATGAGCCATGTCCATCACAGTCGTTGACTTGCTTCGGCGGCACTCTGGCTGGTGAACCGTGTATGACGTCGGATCAGCAGCAAGCTTGTCTAAACAATAATGGCTACTGTATCGCCTATCCATTAGACGGAGAAGTGAAAGAGGTAAATCTTATCTGTGGTTCAACCTGTTCAACTGGTGGATCAGTTGGTCAGGCTTGTGTGAATAATGGTCAATGCTCGAATGTGTGTGTAGGCGGCACGAATGCTGGTGCATCTTGTCTACGCAATGATGATTGTGGTGGAGGTGGTACCTGTGAGATAGGGCAGTGCGGTGATGGTGGTGTGCGGCCTTTCTGTGATGGTCGTCAAACCGGATCAACTCGACAAGATCAGGAAAATTGTTTGGCTGATGATGGGCTCTGTACGGCCATTCCTCAGGTAGGTCAGCCAGGGCGAACCTGTCAGGGTGGTCCAAACGACGGCCTGTCTTGTGCCAATGATGCATACTGTTCCAGTGTTTGTGCTGGTGGTACAAATGCTGATAACGCTTGCTTTAACGATAGCGATTGTCCAGGGAGTACCTGTGGCGTGGAAGCGAGTTGTGCAAATTACTGGGTTGGCACCTGCGAGCCGGCCGCTGCGGGATGTACGGAATTCCGTGACCCTCTTGATCCGCCGCAACAAGGAGCCTATCCAAATGGTTGTCAGGTGAATTGTACGCTGGCCACTGACCGTAATGATAATCTCATTGAGGTAGATGCTGAGTGTCGACCTGGCTCAACAGCAGCGTCACAACCTGGCTGTCAGCCTTACTACATCTTGCGGCAAAGTATTACTTCGCAAGTTTCCGAATGTAATTCAACTATTGATTTCACTACCGGGTGTCAGCCATTCTATGACACCGCTAATCCAAATGCTAATTTTATAGGGGGTTAA
- a CDS encoding fibronectin type III domain-containing protein — protein MHNAQKGIFTRFSISLVAVATLALFGIIGWSAPTHAYTVTDYNIGMRNAFVTYDGTNLWFASSDDDVVKRVNPANGQVTSTYPVAEYFTPSGIHWDGQYVWVKNKVDTSEYQLMRIDGSSNIYLPGPLGGFFPIAENYPDPFARYQSDRFFARNGTNTYHDSIYRVDASGNILVEDSLYSGGNSEYRHDGLHVIDGSTVLDFYTRFIPGTTTSPVDFGFVKRNRTTLDEVGSRCVFHSPSSMQLRAGVSIWDGTYAWFFVNDTNLGKFVKKFDPNNCTPVFSTTGVGSYGYIDATYDGGQNIYAMKEANRIIIERWDKDTNTYSEIVNRDCSVCRPLKIQKVGDSLWVTYQDEDGGKVTKFDFSEDASLTITSGPNASPVNSRDATVTWATNLNADSRVDFGTTTAYGSYRTDFTDTTSHSIFINGLQPNTVYHYKVTSCNDYICVSSSDRQFTTTALQAPVVTITDPTDGQEIPTSTYTMIGNAHDNDGLITNAAYRVCLNNCTSESYSTIANPNQANYNISKSISFSGYGTFHIQVRARDNDNLESVASIHVHRGATPVVNITSHTNGQLVDTTTIDISGSATDADDAITTPMRVSVNGGAFQNIPITSSQNVSWGPKTITLDLGGNTIRVEATDASGNVGFKQIVVNRGTPPTVDITSHNDGDEVHSSSVALSGTASDSDGTVNQVQVRVNGGAWSNASGTSSWSKSITVSAGSNLVEVRARDNDSLYGYDQVTLIYTIPDYTFELISDSPLTKQRGENAEYTFRLSGINGWSTAVNLTVDQRDGVPVGNFTWSRTSVTPDADGEEVTLTVTTSNLNPSSSPFNMRAKADKQGGGNIKYANFDLILTDGPDFTLSSPDTSETIQPGQQAHYVLNLVESVPSYTFPVALTTDSITKPTGGDPADLTINYAPASTTPTPHGAGTSAVTISTASDIQVGTWVVKVKASGSDPLSRIKYLDLTIIIGDAPDFEITATPLTQIGEFGGTVTYTLNLRETIPEYTWPVAVTLDQVWGNDEGDQSSKITTTSLPQNVTPGDSAGPGTNQNVVINIAADAPADTYTLTFKGAGTDPLNKTHFVTVELVLQDVDFDIYHTQGSTYLQIQKGTYRIWDIKVKSINGFTEPVRTTLEDEWPNDPEAWDHIAAEFVNSGTKEIIVIPPADGEVDASVIIRPGGNTPCGFYHITARGRDDQVVGPPDTAHSVLVKFEVVGCEEEDTEPPVIDPAQISCSPDVDRITVNWTTDEPANGTLFYGTNNPPTGSKAENNGLVTSHSVTATGLNQNTTYYYQVQSCDEAGNCSEKIPVPPGTCQTTEFIDNEAPVVSWVEPSDGQTVSGTIAMKVSATDNIGIQDVRFLVDGALISTDTNPPGCDPYYCYTTWDTTLYSDGNHSLTATARDTAGNPSSRTIVVTVINDTTGPMCSNLSYEVGATWANISWSTSENSDSRVYYCREGYPGEPETCGNCGSDGYCANDQRGPDCYYCQAQIRNESVISHLVTLSDLNPGSPYHFMAESCDDAGNCGQCGG, from the coding sequence ATGCATAATGCGCAGAAAGGAATTTTTACTCGATTCTCGATAAGCTTGGTTGCGGTTGCTACCCTCGCATTATTTGGAATTATAGGGTGGAGTGCGCCTACGCATGCGTACACTGTCACCGATTATAATATTGGAATGAGAAATGCTTTCGTTACATACGATGGCACTAACCTTTGGTTTGCTAGTAGTGACGACGATGTGGTGAAGCGCGTGAATCCAGCTAATGGACAAGTTACTTCCACCTATCCAGTTGCTGAATACTTCACACCGAGTGGTATACATTGGGATGGACAATATGTTTGGGTAAAAAATAAAGTTGACACCTCCGAATATCAGCTCATGCGAATTGATGGGTCAAGTAATATTTATTTACCAGGCCCTCTCGGCGGTTTTTTCCCAATTGCTGAAAATTATCCAGATCCTTTTGCTCGATATCAAAGCGATAGATTCTTTGCGCGAAATGGCACAAACACATATCACGATAGTATTTATCGAGTTGACGCAAGCGGAAACATCCTTGTTGAGGATTCACTTTATAGTGGGGGAAATAGCGAATACCGTCATGATGGGCTTCATGTTATTGACGGTTCCACGGTACTTGATTTCTATACCCGCTTTATACCGGGAACCACTACCTCCCCAGTAGATTTCGGTTTTGTGAAACGCAATAGGACAACCCTTGATGAAGTTGGGTCCAGATGTGTTTTTCATTCACCTAGCTCGATGCAGCTCCGGGCTGGGGTAAGTATTTGGGATGGTACATACGCCTGGTTTTTCGTTAACGATACAAACTTAGGAAAATTTGTAAAAAAGTTTGATCCAAATAACTGTACGCCGGTATTTTCAACTACAGGCGTAGGTTCTTATGGTTATATTGATGCGACCTACGATGGTGGGCAAAACATTTATGCCATGAAGGAGGCAAATCGCATTATCATCGAGCGTTGGGATAAAGACACCAATACGTATTCAGAGATTGTAAATAGAGATTGTAGCGTTTGCCGCCCGCTAAAGATTCAGAAGGTGGGAGATAGTTTGTGGGTTACTTATCAAGATGAAGATGGCGGTAAAGTAACCAAGTTCGATTTTTCTGAAGATGCAAGCCTGACTATTACCTCAGGTCCAAATGCTTCTCCGGTCAATTCTCGCGACGCTACCGTTACTTGGGCAACAAATCTTAATGCCGATTCCCGGGTTGATTTTGGCACCACAACCGCATACGGGAGTTACCGTACAGACTTTACCGACACAACGAGTCACAGTATTTTTATTAACGGCTTACAACCAAACACGGTATACCATTATAAGGTAACTTCTTGTAATGATTACATTTGTGTTTCATCAAGTGATAGGCAATTCACCACAACTGCCTTGCAAGCTCCGGTGGTAACTATTACCGACCCGACTGATGGGCAAGAAATTCCCACCTCGACATATACCATGATCGGTAATGCGCACGATAACGACGGACTCATTACCAATGCCGCCTATCGAGTATGTTTGAATAACTGTACTAGTGAGTCATATTCAACCATTGCGAATCCAAACCAAGCTAACTATAACATTAGCAAGTCAATAAGCTTTTCTGGCTATGGTACTTTCCATATTCAGGTGCGGGCTCGTGATAATGACAACCTCGAATCAGTAGCTTCAATACATGTACATCGAGGTGCGACACCTGTGGTGAATATTACCAGCCACACCAATGGTCAATTGGTTGATACTACTACTATTGATATTTCCGGTAGCGCAACTGACGCCGATGATGCTATTACAACCCCGATGCGGGTTAGTGTGAACGGGGGAGCTTTCCAAAATATCCCCATTACTTCGAGCCAGAACGTAAGCTGGGGACCTAAAACCATCACTCTTGACTTGGGTGGTAATACCATTCGAGTTGAGGCTACAGATGCAAGTGGAAATGTTGGCTTCAAGCAAATTGTGGTAAATCGTGGCACGCCGCCAACTGTTGATATTACTTCCCATAATGATGGTGATGAAGTACATAGTAGCTCAGTGGCACTATCCGGTACGGCATCTGATAGCGACGGCACAGTGAATCAGGTGCAGGTTCGCGTCAATGGCGGTGCGTGGAGTAATGCCTCTGGCACGAGTAGTTGGTCAAAATCAATTACCGTGAGTGCTGGGTCAAACTTGGTTGAGGTGCGGGCTCGTGATAATGACAGTCTCTATGGCTATGATCAGGTAACGCTAATCTATACGATCCCTGATTATACCTTTGAGTTAATCTCCGATAGCCCGCTCACGAAACAACGAGGAGAAAACGCAGAATATACCTTCCGATTAAGCGGTATAAATGGATGGAGCACGGCGGTGAATTTAACCGTTGATCAGCGAGATGGCGTTCCAGTGGGTAATTTCACCTGGAGTCGAACAAGTGTGACTCCTGATGCAGATGGTGAAGAAGTTACTTTGACCGTTACCACCTCAAACTTAAATCCATCAAGCAGTCCCTTTAATATGCGCGCTAAGGCTGATAAACAAGGTGGCGGTAATATTAAGTACGCAAACTTTGATCTGATTTTGACTGATGGACCTGACTTTACCCTGAGCTCTCCAGACACCAGCGAAACTATTCAACCAGGACAACAAGCACATTATGTCTTGAATTTGGTTGAATCAGTGCCGAGTTATACTTTCCCGGTTGCCTTAACGACTGATTCAATTACCAAGCCGACCGGCGGCGATCCAGCTGACCTCACTATAAATTACGCCCCTGCTTCAACAACACCAACACCGCATGGCGCTGGGACGTCAGCAGTAACCATTTCAACCGCCAGCGATATTCAGGTTGGCACATGGGTGGTAAAAGTGAAGGCAAGTGGAAGCGACCCGCTCTCCCGCATTAAATATCTTGACCTCACGATTATCATTGGTGACGCGCCTGACTTCGAGATTACTGCAACACCTTTGACGCAAATAGGTGAGTTCGGTGGCACAGTAACCTACACCTTAAACTTGCGTGAAACTATTCCTGAATACACCTGGCCAGTCGCGGTAACCTTAGATCAGGTATGGGGAAATGATGAAGGCGATCAAAGTAGCAAAATTACCACGACAAGCTTGCCACAAAATGTGACTCCCGGTGATTCTGCCGGACCTGGTACAAATCAAAATGTAGTAATTAACATTGCAGCAGACGCGCCGGCGGATACCTACACCTTAACCTTTAAAGGTGCTGGGACAGATCCACTAAATAAGACACATTTTGTGACTGTCGAGCTTGTGTTGCAAGATGTCGACTTTGACATTTATCACACTCAAGGCAGTACCTACCTTCAAATTCAAAAAGGCACTTACCGTATATGGGACATAAAAGTAAAATCAATTAACGGTTTTACTGAGCCAGTGCGGACGACCTTAGAGGATGAATGGCCAAATGATCCAGAAGCCTGGGATCATATTGCTGCTGAGTTTGTGAACAGCGGCACAAAAGAAATTATTGTCATACCTCCAGCTGACGGTGAAGTAGACGCTTCAGTTATCATTCGACCTGGTGGAAATACCCCGTGTGGCTTTTATCACATTACTGCGCGCGGTCGGGACGATCAAGTAGTTGGCCCACCTGATACCGCACATAGTGTCTTGGTAAAATTTGAAGTTGTTGGTTGTGAAGAAGAGGATACTGAGCCGCCAGTCATTGATCCAGCGCAGATTTCTTGCAGCCCGGATGTTGATAGAATTACGGTCAACTGGACAACTGACGAGCCGGCCAATGGTACGCTCTTCTATGGCACAAATAATCCGCCAACTGGATCGAAAGCAGAAAATAATGGTCTGGTTACCAGCCACAGCGTTACGGCAACAGGCTTAAATCAAAATACGACCTACTATTATCAGGTGCAGTCGTGTGATGAGGCAGGCAACTGCAGTGAAAAGATCCCAGTTCCACCGGGCACATGTCAAACAACAGAATTTATTGACAATGAAGCGCCAGTTGTCAGCTGGGTCGAGCCAAGTGATGGTCAGACCGTCAGCGGTACTATTGCTATGAAAGTGAGCGCGACGGATAATATTGGTATTCAGGATGTTCGCTTCCTGGTAGATGGCGCACTCATCAGCACAGATACAAACCCGCCAGGCTGCGATCCATATTATTGCTATACTACCTGGGATACCACCTTATACTCAGATGGTAATCATTCATTAACCGCAACCGCTCGCGACACTGCAGGTAATCCAAGCTCTCGAACCATTGTCGTTACAGTTATTAACGACACGACAGGGCCAATGTGTAGCAACTTAAGCTATGAGGTGGGCGCTACATGGGCAAATATTAGCTGGAGCACGAGCGAAAATTCTGATTCTCGCGTATACTATTGTCGAGAGGGCTATCCTGGAGAACCAGAAACCTGTGGCAATTGCGGCAGTGATGGATATTGCGCAAATGATCAGCGCGGACCTGACTGCTATTATTGTCAGGCTCAGATTCGTAACGAAAGCGTCATAAGTCACTTAGTTACCTTGAGCGACCTTAACCCTGGATCCCCGTATCATTTCATGGCTGAGTCATGTGATGATGCTGGAAATTGCGGCCAATGCGGCGGCTAG